A stretch of the Dechloromonas sp. TW-R-39-2 genome encodes the following:
- the rbbA gene encoding ribosome-associated ATPase/putative transporter RbbA: MERQPVACLQGVSHRYATSVALDRVDIALPAACMVGLIGPDGVGKSSLLALVAGARQIQSGRVEVLGGDIANARFRAQVQPRIAYMPQGLGKNLYPTLSVFENVDFFGRLFGLGHAEREQRISVLLESTGLSSFRDRPASKLSGGMKQKLGLCCALIHDPDLLILDEPTTGVDPLSRRQFWQLIARIRQHRTGMSVLVATAYMEEAEQFDWLVAMDAGRVIGEGAPSDLLDATGQTSLDAAFIALLPEARRQTHRELIIPPRSAQRGGLAIEAEALSQRFGDFTAVDRVSFRIERGEIFGFLGSNGCGKTTTMKMLTGLLPPSEGLARLFGQQVDATDLETRKQVGYMSQGFSLYGELSVRANLELHARLFHLPDDRRISRIALLMQRFGLEIYADVPALDLPLGIRQRLSLAVAVVHEPALLILDEPTSGVDPVARDAFWTLLVELSREQGVTIFISTHFMNEAARCDRISLMHAGKVLASDTPAGLCAARGKATLEEAFIDYLETATGASKEVPQTLTSAVDLAQSHETRLEPLPPAWFSLRRLLGYAYRETLELRRDPIRLAFALLGSVLLMFVLGFGISLDVEGLRFAVLDRDQSPESRAYIANIAGSRYFIEQPAIIDDADLDRRMKNGELSLAIDIPPRFGSDLRRSHWPEVGIWVDGAMPYRGETVRGYAQGVHLQYVQQMIREASGIETTYPANIISRYRYNQDFKSIYAMVPAVIPILLIFIPAILMALGVVREKELGSITNLYVTPVTRLEFLLGKQLPYIGVALISFVLLVIQSQLMFHVPIKGSLLALCCGAFLYVIVTTGLGLLISTFTHTQIAALFGTAILTILPTVQFSGLTTPVASLEGFSYWIGQFFPASYFLVISRGAFTKALGMIDLLPQFVALAAFIPLLTLLSVLLLRKQEK; the protein is encoded by the coding sequence ATGGAACGTCAGCCGGTGGCTTGTTTGCAGGGCGTGAGTCATCGCTATGCAACATCCGTCGCTCTCGACCGGGTGGACATAGCCCTGCCGGCAGCTTGCATGGTCGGCTTGATCGGCCCTGACGGTGTGGGCAAGTCATCATTGCTGGCCTTGGTTGCGGGGGCGCGCCAGATTCAGTCGGGGCGGGTCGAGGTGCTGGGCGGCGATATTGCCAACGCCCGCTTCCGGGCGCAGGTCCAGCCGCGCATCGCATACATGCCGCAAGGCCTGGGCAAGAATCTTTACCCGACTTTGTCGGTCTTCGAAAATGTCGATTTCTTCGGCCGCTTGTTCGGGCTGGGGCATGCCGAGCGCGAGCAGCGCATCTCGGTCCTGCTGGAAAGTACCGGCCTGAGCTCGTTTCGTGATCGTCCGGCGAGCAAGCTGTCCGGGGGCATGAAGCAAAAACTTGGCTTGTGCTGTGCGCTGATCCACGATCCCGATCTGCTTATTCTGGATGAGCCGACGACGGGGGTCGATCCGCTGTCCCGCCGCCAGTTCTGGCAACTGATCGCGCGCATACGCCAGCACCGGACGGGGATGAGTGTGCTTGTCGCAACGGCCTACATGGAAGAGGCCGAGCAGTTCGACTGGCTGGTGGCGATGGACGCCGGCCGGGTGATCGGCGAGGGTGCGCCGTCCGACTTGCTCGATGCCACCGGGCAAACGTCGCTTGATGCCGCATTCATTGCCCTGTTGCCCGAAGCGCGGCGCCAGACGCATCGCGAATTGATCATTCCGCCGCGCAGTGCCCAGCGCGGGGGGCTGGCCATCGAAGCAGAGGCCTTGTCGCAGCGTTTTGGCGACTTTACGGCGGTCGACCGCGTCAGTTTCCGGATTGAGCGTGGTGAGATTTTTGGCTTTCTCGGGTCGAATGGCTGCGGCAAGACGACGACGATGAAAATGCTGACCGGGCTTTTGCCGCCGAGTGAAGGCCTGGCTCGTCTGTTCGGCCAGCAAGTCGATGCGACCGACCTTGAAACGCGCAAGCAGGTTGGCTACATGTCGCAGGGTTTCTCCCTGTACGGCGAATTGTCGGTTCGGGCCAACCTTGAATTGCACGCCCGACTCTTTCATTTGCCGGATGATCGGCGTATTTCGCGCATCGCCCTGCTGATGCAGCGTTTCGGCCTGGAAATTTATGCCGATGTGCCGGCGCTCGATTTGCCGCTGGGTATCCGGCAGCGTTTGTCGCTCGCCGTTGCGGTGGTGCACGAACCGGCCTTGCTGATTCTCGACGAGCCGACTTCCGGGGTGGATCCGGTGGCGCGCGATGCATTCTGGACGCTGCTGGTCGAGCTTTCCCGCGAGCAGGGCGTGACCATTTTCATCTCGACGCATTTCATGAACGAGGCTGCCCGCTGCGACCGGATCTCCTTGATGCATGCCGGCAAGGTGCTGGCCAGCGATACGCCGGCCGGTTTGTGTGCGGCGCGGGGCAAGGCGACGCTCGAAGAGGCATTTATCGATTACCTGGAGACCGCGACCGGCGCGAGCAAGGAGGTTCCACAAACGCTCACCTCCGCGGTCGACCTTGCTCAAAGCCATGAAACCCGGCTCGAACCTTTGCCGCCCGCCTGGTTCAGCCTGCGCCGCCTGCTTGGCTACGCCTATCGCGAAACGCTCGAACTGCGTCGTGATCCGATTCGCCTGGCATTTGCCTTGCTCGGCTCGGTGCTGTTGATGTTCGTGCTCGGCTTCGGTATTTCACTGGATGTCGAAGGCTTGCGTTTTGCCGTACTCGATCGAGACCAGTCGCCGGAAAGCCGGGCGTACATCGCCAATATTGCCGGTTCGCGCTATTTCATCGAGCAACCGGCAATCATCGACGATGCCGATCTCGACCGGCGAATGAAAAATGGCGAATTATCGCTGGCGATCGATATTCCTCCGCGTTTCGGCAGCGATTTGCGGCGCAGTCACTGGCCGGAAGTCGGTATCTGGGTCGATGGTGCAATGCCTTATCGCGGCGAAACCGTCCGCGGCTACGCACAGGGCGTCCATTTGCAATATGTCCAGCAGATGATTCGCGAAGCGAGCGGTATCGAGACAACTTATCCGGCCAACATCATTTCGCGTTATCGCTACAACCAGGATTTCAAAAGTATTTACGCCATGGTGCCGGCGGTCATTCCCATCCTGCTGATTTTCATCCCGGCCATTTTGATGGCGCTCGGGGTTGTCCGCGAAAAAGAGCTGGGCTCGATTACCAATCTCTATGTGACGCCGGTGACTCGGCTTGAATTCCTGCTGGGCAAGCAATTGCCTTATATCGGCGTGGCCTTGATCAGTTTTGTCCTGCTCGTCATTCAGTCGCAGCTGATGTTCCATGTGCCGATCAAGGGCAGTTTGCTTGCGCTGTGCTGTGGCGCATTTCTCTATGTGATTGTCACGACCGGGCTGGGCCTGCTGATCTCGACCTTTACGCATACCCAAATTGCGGCCTTGTTCGGAACGGCCATTCTGACGATCTTGCCGACCGTGCAGTTTTCCGGGCTGACCACGCCGGTCGCTTCGCTTGAAGGGTTCAGTTACTGGATAGGCCAGTTTTTCCCGGCCAGTTATTTTCTGGTGATCAGTCGCGGTGCCTTCACCAAGGCGCTGGGCATGATTGACTTGCTGCCGCAGTTTGTCGCGCTGGCCGCTTTCATTCCCCTGCTCACCTTGCTTTCCGTGCTTTTGCTCAGGAAGCAGGAGAAATAG
- a CDS encoding HlyD family secretion protein — MNRSRLIKMLFFLVLAGSTAALAYFLYLQRPVGLPAGLAAGNGRLEAIEVDVATKIAGRLGRVDVREGDQVQAGAVLARLDADDLRAQLRLAEAQARQARQAVNEARAGVRKADSDVLLAGKTLQRSRELVGRGFISGDKLDRDSSGLQGVQAGQSQAQSRVAEAEAAVAAADARVDSLKVNVNDTDLKAPISGRVLYRLAESGEVLAAGGKVLTLLDLSDMYLTIYLPTEIAGQVALNSEARIVLDALPGQVIPGRVSFVAPKAQFTPREVETRSEREKLMFRLKIKPDPAWLEAHADLAKAGMPGVAYVRLQPDAVWPANLQVSGK, encoded by the coding sequence ATGAACCGTTCTCGTCTGATCAAAATGCTGTTTTTCCTGGTTTTAGCCGGGTCGACCGCAGCATTGGCCTACTTTCTCTACTTGCAGCGCCCCGTCGGTCTGCCGGCCGGCCTGGCTGCCGGAAATGGGCGACTCGAAGCGATCGAGGTTGATGTCGCTACCAAAATCGCCGGGCGCCTGGGCCGGGTGGATGTTCGCGAAGGCGATCAGGTGCAGGCGGGGGCCGTGCTTGCCCGACTTGATGCCGATGATCTGCGCGCCCAGTTGCGTCTGGCCGAAGCGCAGGCCCGCCAGGCCCGGCAGGCCGTGAATGAGGCACGGGCGGGCGTACGCAAGGCGGACAGCGACGTGTTGCTGGCCGGAAAAACACTGCAGCGCTCCAGGGAACTGGTCGGTCGTGGCTTCATCAGTGGCGACAAGCTCGATCGTGATAGCAGCGGTTTGCAGGGCGTGCAGGCCGGCCAGTCGCAGGCGCAGAGCCGTGTGGCCGAGGCTGAAGCGGCGGTCGCTGCAGCCGATGCCCGGGTCGATAGCCTCAAGGTCAATGTCAACGATACCGATCTCAAGGCGCCGATCAGTGGCCGTGTACTTTACCGGCTCGCCGAGAGCGGCGAGGTCCTGGCGGCTGGTGGCAAGGTGCTGACCTTGCTCGATTTGTCGGATATGTACCTGACTATTTACTTGCCGACCGAAATTGCGGGGCAGGTCGCCCTGAACAGCGAAGCCCGGATTGTGCTCGATGCCTTGCCCGGGCAGGTGATTCCCGGTCGGGTCAGTTTTGTTGCGCCGAAAGCGCAATTTACGCCGCGCGAGGTCGAAACCCGGAGTGAGCGGGAAAAATTGATGTTCCGCCTGAAAATCAAGCCGGATCCGGCCTGGCTGGAGGCGCATGCCGATCTTGCCAAGGCCGGTATGCCGGGGGTGGCTTATGTCCGTCTGCAGCCTGACGCCGTCTGGCCGGCCAATTTGCAGGTGAGCGGGAAGTAG
- a CDS encoding hydrogenase maturation protease codes for MKAPFLIVATGNPSRGDDALGPLLLARIADWLAGSPLASRFELIEDFQLQIEHALDLAGRQRVLFIDAGMRTPGPYRFFEIQPTGDMAHTTHALSPEAVLAVCGRIGNEAPPPAFVLCLRGESFVLGEPLSTTASHSLAAAFAFLVRVFEKTEVADWRAASYNSN; via the coding sequence ATGAAAGCCCCGTTTCTTATTGTTGCGACGGGAAATCCGAGTCGTGGCGATGATGCGCTCGGCCCGCTGCTGTTGGCCAGAATCGCCGACTGGCTGGCCGGGTCGCCGCTGGCCAGCCGTTTTGAACTGATCGAGGATTTTCAGCTGCAGATCGAACATGCGCTGGATCTCGCCGGGCGACAACGGGTCTTGTTCATCGATGCCGGTATGCGGACGCCGGGGCCGTATCGTTTTTTTGAAATCCAGCCGACTGGAGACATGGCGCACACCACGCACGCCCTGTCGCCGGAGGCGGTGCTGGCCGTCTGTGGCCGGATCGGGAACGAAGCTCCGCCGCCGGCTTTCGTCCTTTGTTTGCGCGGTGAGTCGTTCGTGCTCGGAGAGCCGCTGAGTACCACGGCAAGCCACTCCCTGGCGGCTGCTTTTGCCTTCCTGGTCCGGGTTTTCGAGAAAACAGAGGTGGCTGACTGGAGGGCGGCGTCGTATAATTCGAATTAA
- a CDS encoding Ni/Fe hydrogenase subunit alpha, whose product MTYSLESAEHPERLRRVAIDPVSRVEGHGKVTILLDEHNKVHQVRLHIVEFRGFEKFIQGRPYWEVPVMVQRLCGICPVSHHLAASKALDQVVGAKRLTPAAEKLRRLMHYGQMLQSHALHFFHLCSPDLLFGFDSDVSRRNIVGVAAEHPEIARRGVLLRKFGQEVIRLTAGKRVHGTGAVPGGMNKSLTPAERDELLGEIYQIVAWSRDAVHLIQKVHSQNPALYNSFATVRSNFMSLVGNNGQLDFYHGSLRARDENGKPIFDGVDYQDYARHIEEEVKPWSYMKFPYLKLLGKEDGWYKVGPLARVQNCDQISTPFAEHERKEFIDYAGGTPMHAPLAYHWTRMIEMLHAAEVIKELLHDDDLLGSDLMVEGKRQHEGIGVIEAPRGTLLHHYRIDDDDLVTMANLIVSTTHNNQAMNEAVRQVARRYLNGHEVTEGLLNHVEVAIRAFDPCLSCATHALGKMPLSVELRDAEGRFLHALNRQ is encoded by the coding sequence ATGACTTATTCGCTGGAATCAGCCGAACACCCGGAGCGCTTGCGCCGCGTGGCAATCGATCCTGTTTCGCGGGTCGAAGGACATGGCAAGGTAACGATCCTGCTTGATGAGCACAACAAGGTGCATCAGGTACGCCTGCATATCGTCGAGTTCCGCGGCTTTGAAAAATTCATTCAGGGGCGGCCTTATTGGGAAGTGCCGGTAATGGTTCAGCGCCTGTGCGGCATTTGCCCGGTTTCCCACCACCTTGCGGCCTCGAAGGCGCTTGATCAGGTCGTCGGTGCAAAGCGACTGACGCCAGCGGCAGAAAAACTTCGCCGCTTGATGCATTACGGCCAGATGCTGCAGTCGCATGCGCTGCATTTCTTCCATCTCTGTTCCCCGGACCTGCTTTTCGGTTTCGATAGCGATGTCAGTCGCCGCAATATCGTCGGTGTTGCGGCGGAGCATCCGGAAATAGCCCGACGCGGTGTGCTGTTGCGTAAATTTGGCCAGGAAGTGATTCGCCTGACCGCAGGAAAACGGGTGCACGGAACGGGGGCGGTGCCCGGTGGCATGAACAAATCATTAACCCCGGCCGAGCGCGACGAATTGCTTGGCGAGATTTACCAGATCGTTGCCTGGTCACGCGATGCCGTCCATTTGATCCAGAAGGTGCATAGCCAGAATCCGGCCCTTTACAACAGCTTTGCGACGGTTCGTTCCAATTTCATGTCACTGGTCGGCAATAACGGCCAGCTCGATTTTTACCATGGCTCGCTGCGTGCCCGTGACGAAAATGGCAAGCCGATCTTCGATGGCGTCGATTATCAGGATTACGCACGTCATATCGAAGAGGAAGTTAAGCCGTGGAGCTACATGAAGTTTCCTTATTTGAAATTGCTCGGCAAGGAAGACGGCTGGTACAAGGTTGGCCCGCTGGCCCGGGTCCAGAACTGCGACCAGATATCGACGCCATTTGCCGAACATGAGCGCAAGGAGTTCATCGATTACGCCGGTGGAACGCCGATGCATGCGCCGTTGGCCTATCACTGGACGCGGATGATCGAAATGCTGCATGCCGCCGAAGTCATCAAGGAATTGCTGCACGACGATGATCTGCTGGGCAGTGACCTGATGGTCGAGGGCAAGCGGCAGCACGAAGGCATTGGCGTGATTGAGGCGCCGCGCGGCACTTTGCTCCACCATTACCGGATTGATGACGACGATCTGGTCACGATGGCCAATCTGATTGTGTCCACGACCCACAATAACCAGGCCATGAATGAAGCCGTCCGGCAGGTCGCCAGGCGTTACCTGAACGGCCATGAAGTGACCGAAGGCTTGTTGAATCATGTCGAGGTTGCCATTCGTGCCTTTGATCCCTGTTTGTCCTGCGCAACGCATGCCCTCGGGAAAATGCCCCTGAGTGTCGAATTGCGCGATGCCGAAGGACGCTTCCTGCATGCCTTGAATCGTCAATGA
- a CDS encoding NADP oxidoreductase, with protein MIEPRKKIKVATTSLAGCFGCHMSLLDIDQRLFTLLEHIEFDRSPLTDIKTCSPDCDIGIVEGGLCNTENIHVLREFRRNCKILIALGACAINGGLPAQRNHLPLAVLLEEVYHTSPGLANGMIPNDPELPLPLDRVHPIHEVVHVDYAIPGCPPSGDAIWKVLTDLLAGREPELGHGLLHYD; from the coding sequence ATGATTGAGCCCAGGAAAAAGATCAAGGTGGCAACCACTTCGCTGGCCGGTTGTTTTGGTTGCCACATGTCCCTGCTCGATATCGATCAACGCTTGTTCACCTTGCTGGAGCACATTGAATTCGATCGCTCGCCGCTGACCGACATCAAGACCTGCAGCCCGGATTGCGATATCGGGATTGTCGAGGGAGGCTTGTGCAACACCGAGAATATTCATGTACTGCGCGAATTTCGCCGGAACTGCAAAATCCTGATTGCGCTGGGCGCTTGTGCAATCAATGGCGGCTTGCCGGCGCAGCGCAATCATTTGCCGCTGGCAGTGCTGCTCGAAGAGGTTTATCACACCAGCCCGGGGCTGGCCAACGGGATGATTCCGAACGACCCCGAGCTGCCTTTGCCCCTGGATCGTGTTCATCCGATCCATGAGGTGGTCCATGTCGATTACGCCATTCCCGGCTGCCCGCCATCCGGGGATGCCATCTGGAAGGTGTTGACCGATCTGCTGGCCGGTCGCGAGCCCGAATTGGGGCATGGCTTGCTGCATTACGATTGA
- a CDS encoding 2Fe-2S iron-sulfur cluster-binding protein, translating to MSQTFTIDGRVIPFEVGQTVMQAASQAGIYIPHLCYHPAFKPNGSCKLCTVKVNGRQSASCTLRAQSGMVVESDTEEINAERRMLTQMLFVEGNHFCPSCEKSGNCQLQATAYHLGMMSPHFDHFFPDRAVDASHPDILLDFNRCILCSLCVQASREVDKKQVFALSGRGIGTHLIINARSGRLADTDFSLADKAAQVCPVGVILKKRTGFAVPIGQRTYDQQPISVPGKVAEEIRHD from the coding sequence ATGAGCCAGACTTTCACGATCGACGGCAGAGTGATCCCTTTCGAAGTCGGCCAGACCGTCATGCAGGCTGCCAGCCAGGCTGGAATCTACATTCCCCATCTGTGCTACCACCCGGCGTTCAAGCCGAATGGTTCGTGCAAGCTGTGCACCGTCAAGGTCAATGGGCGTCAGAGTGCATCCTGCACGCTGCGTGCGCAGTCCGGGATGGTGGTGGAAAGCGATACCGAAGAAATCAACGCCGAGCGCCGGATGCTGACGCAGATGCTTTTCGTTGAAGGCAATCACTTTTGTCCTTCCTGCGAAAAGAGCGGAAATTGCCAGTTGCAGGCCACGGCATACCATCTCGGCATGATGTCGCCGCATTTCGATCACTTTTTCCCGGATCGCGCGGTCGACGCCTCGCATCCGGATATTTTGCTCGACTTCAATCGCTGCATCCTCTGTTCGCTGTGTGTTCAGGCCAGCAGGGAGGTCGACAAGAAGCAGGTTTTTGCACTGTCCGGGCGCGGTATCGGGACGCACCTGATCATCAATGCTCGCTCCGGCCGTCTGGCCGATACGGATTTCTCACTGGCCGACAAGGCTGCACAGGTTTGTCCGGTCGGCGTCATCCTCAAAAAACGCACCGGTTTTGCCGTGCCCATCGGCCAGCGGACTTACGACCAGCAGCCGATCAGTGTGCCGGGCAAGGTTGCCGAGGAGATTCGCCATGATTGA
- a CDS encoding NAD(P)H-dependent oxidoreductase subunit E — MHGEAIAGIVDRVIARYRRDSTCMVQILREVQEACDWIPPEAIDRIQAVLGVARAEIESVAGFYSFLYLQPRGRYRILFSDNITDRMQGSEALLEQLCRSLWVEPGKVSEDGLLSIDRTSCTGMCDQGPGMLVNNRAITRLTAVRIEQIAELVRNQRPLNEWPAEFFDVADHIRRADILLDQPMQPGDALRAARERVPSDGLIASNMRSWREGLPSGIGGPAAMLDEIKRANLRGRGGAGFMTGLKWEACRNAPLKAGQQRIIVCNADEGEPGTFKDRVLLGSYADQVFEGMTAAAYAIGAQRGFLYLRGEYRYLLDALNATLNARRKANLLGRDILGIPGADFDIDIHLGAGAYVCGEESALIESLEGKRGTPRNRPPFPVTNGYLDQPTIVNNVETFAAVALIALKGGDWYAAFGTRHSAGTKLLSVSGDCARPGIYEYPYGVTVRQVLEDCGASDTQAVQISGPSGICLSEAEFDRAIGFEDIPTAGAFTVFDRSRDMFEVARAYVHFFQHESCGFCTPCRVGTSLLKKLMDKLHDGHGSPYDLGEIEKLDKLLQSMSHCGLGHTAGNPVIDTIARFRPAYEKRMVHDQFVPAFDLDRALSTARQMTGRDDSQAHLDVEQGRSA; from the coding sequence ATGCATGGCGAAGCGATTGCCGGAATTGTCGATCGGGTCATCGCGCGTTACCGTCGCGATTCAACCTGCATGGTGCAGATACTGCGCGAGGTGCAGGAGGCTTGCGACTGGATTCCTCCCGAGGCGATTGACCGGATTCAGGCTGTGCTGGGCGTGGCGCGTGCCGAGATAGAAAGCGTGGCCGGGTTTTACAGTTTTTTGTATCTCCAGCCACGCGGTCGATACCGGATTCTCTTTTCGGACAATATTACCGACCGGATGCAGGGCAGCGAGGCCTTGCTCGAACAGTTGTGCCGTAGCTTGTGGGTCGAGCCGGGCAAGGTGTCGGAAGACGGCCTGCTCAGTATCGACCGGACATCCTGCACGGGCATGTGCGACCAGGGACCGGGGATGCTGGTCAATAATCGGGCAATTACGCGGTTGACCGCAGTACGCATCGAGCAAATTGCCGAACTGGTTCGCAACCAACGGCCATTGAATGAGTGGCCGGCAGAGTTCTTCGATGTTGCCGACCATATTCGTCGGGCGGATATTCTGCTCGATCAGCCAATGCAGCCGGGCGATGCGCTGCGTGCTGCCCGCGAGCGCGTACCGAGCGATGGCCTGATTGCTTCCAACATGCGTTCCTGGCGGGAGGGATTGCCCTCGGGCATCGGCGGGCCGGCGGCAATGCTTGATGAAATCAAGCGGGCCAATCTGCGTGGCCGGGGTGGGGCTGGTTTCATGACCGGCCTGAAATGGGAGGCTTGCCGCAATGCGCCACTGAAAGCCGGGCAGCAGCGGATCATTGTCTGCAATGCCGACGAAGGAGAGCCGGGTACCTTCAAGGACAGGGTGTTGCTCGGTTCATATGCCGATCAGGTGTTCGAGGGCATGACCGCGGCCGCCTATGCCATCGGGGCGCAGCGCGGGTTCCTGTATTTGCGTGGCGAGTATCGCTATCTGCTTGATGCGCTGAATGCGACCTTGAATGCCCGGCGCAAGGCAAATTTACTGGGCCGGGATATTCTGGGAATTCCGGGCGCCGATTTCGATATCGATATCCACCTTGGGGCGGGGGCTTATGTCTGCGGCGAGGAGTCGGCGCTGATCGAATCGCTTGAGGGCAAGCGTGGCACGCCGCGCAATCGGCCTCCGTTTCCAGTCACGAATGGCTATCTGGATCAGCCGACGATCGTCAATAACGTTGAAACCTTTGCCGCCGTTGCCCTGATTGCGCTGAAAGGCGGCGACTGGTATGCCGCTTTCGGTACCCGGCATTCAGCTGGCACCAAATTGCTCTCCGTTTCCGGTGATTGCGCCCGTCCGGGTATCTATGAATATCCCTATGGCGTGACGGTGCGCCAGGTGCTGGAGGATTGTGGTGCGAGCGATACCCAGGCAGTGCAGATCAGTGGTCCATCCGGCATCTGCCTGAGCGAAGCAGAGTTCGACCGGGCCATCGGTTTCGAGGACATTCCAACGGCGGGCGCATTTACCGTCTTTGATCGCAGTCGCGACATGTTTGAAGTGGCGCGTGCTTATGTCCATTTTTTCCAGCATGAGAGTTGTGGTTTCTGCACGCCTTGCCGGGTTGGAACGTCGTTGCTCAAAAAACTGATGGACAAGTTGCATGACGGGCATGGCTCGCCTTACGACCTCGGTGAAATCGAAAAACTCGACAAGCTGCTGCAGTCGATGAGCCACTGCGGCCTGGGGCATACCGCCGGCAATCCGGTGATCGACACGATTGCCCGCTTCAGGCCGGCTTACGAAAAGCGCATGGTGCACGATCAGTTTGTCCCGGCGTTCGATCTTGACCGGGCCTTATCGACCGCCAGGCAAATGACCGGACGCGATGATTCACAAGCGCATCTGGACGTTGAACAAGGGAGAAGCGCATGA
- the fabI gene encoding enoyl-ACP reductase FabI, which produces MNTINEQSPLVKTNAMLPLAGKKGLITGVANDKSIAFAVAKAIRELGGEIALTYQNDKTAKYTQPLAEALGAKLFLKLDVTEEGSLESAIEECGKEFGELDFAIHSMAFCNGDDLHGRVIDTSEAGFDSAMNISCHSFLRMAKALEPLMAHGGSLITMSYLGAERVVRNYGVMGIIKAALESAVRYMAYDLGPKGIRVFAVSPGPIMTRAASGIADFNKLLEADAMKAPLGRTVTIDEVGALTAFLCTPGSSGMTGQTIYVDGGAHIVA; this is translated from the coding sequence ATGAATACAATAAATGAACAATCCCCGCTGGTTAAAACGAACGCCATGCTCCCGCTGGCCGGCAAAAAAGGCTTGATCACCGGTGTCGCCAACGACAAATCGATCGCTTTTGCCGTTGCCAAGGCCATTCGCGAACTCGGCGGCGAAATTGCGCTGACCTACCAGAACGACAAGACGGCAAAATATACCCAGCCCCTGGCTGAAGCCCTGGGTGCCAAGCTGTTCCTGAAGCTTGACGTGACCGAAGAAGGCAGCCTTGAGTCGGCTATCGAAGAATGCGGCAAGGAATTCGGCGAACTCGACTTCGCCATTCACTCGATGGCTTTCTGCAACGGTGACGATCTGCACGGCCGTGTCATCGACACCTCCGAAGCCGGCTTTGATTCAGCCATGAACATTTCCTGCCACAGCTTCCTGCGCATGGCCAAAGCCCTCGAACCGCTGATGGCCCACGGCGGCTCGCTGATCACCATGTCCTACCTCGGCGCCGAGCGCGTCGTGCGCAACTATGGCGTGATGGGCATCATCAAGGCAGCGCTTGAATCGGCCGTCCGCTACATGGCCTACGACCTCGGCCCCAAGGGCATCCGCGTTTTTGCCGTTTCGCCCGGTCCGATCATGACGCGTGCTGCTTCCGGCATTGCCGATTTCAACAAGCTGCTCGAAGCCGATGCAATGAAAGCACCGCTCGGCCGTACCGTGACCATCGATGAAGTCGGCGCCCTGACGGCCTTCCTGTGCACGCCGGGTTCCTCCGGCATGACCGGCCAGACGATCTATGTCGATGGCGGAGCCCATATCGTCGCTTAA